A stretch of Schistocerca americana isolate TAMUIC-IGC-003095 chromosome 3, iqSchAmer2.1, whole genome shotgun sequence DNA encodes these proteins:
- the LOC124606424 gene encoding uncharacterized protein LOC124606424, giving the protein MLAGWEERWQECWLAGRNDGWLAGTLARSLAGILAGWQEHWQECWLASRNACRNAGRNAGWPAGTLSGYLERWQECWLASRNVGWLSGTLADTLAGMLAGQQKCWLAGMNAGRNAGWLAGSLAGSLAGILAGWQERWQEPWMASRNAGRDAGWPAGMLSGCQERWQERWQERWLACRNAGSNGVWQAGILANCQESWQE; this is encoded by the coding sequence ATGCTGGCTGGGTGGGAGGAACGCTGGCAGgaatgctggctggctggcaggaacgatggctggctggcaggaacacTGGCACGATCGCTGGCAGGAATACTGGCCGGCTGGCAGGAACATTGGCAGGAGTGCTGGCTGGCTAGCAGGAACGCTTGCAGGAACGCTGGCAGGAATGCTGGCTGGCCGGCAGGAACGCTGTCTGGCTATCTGGAACGCTGGCAGGAATGCTGGCTGGCCAGCAGGAATGTTGGCTGGCTATCAGGAACGCTGGCAGATACACTCGCTGGAATGCTGGCTGGCCAGCAAAAATGCTGGCTGGCTGGGATGaatgctggcaggaacgctggctggctggcaggatcACTGGCAGGATCGCTGGCAGGAATACTTGCTGGCTGGCAGGAACGTTGGCAGGAGCCCTGGATGGCTAGCAGGAACGCTGGCAGGGACGCTGGCTGGCCGGCAGGAATGCTGTCTGGGTGTCAGGaacgctggcaggaacgctggcaggaacgctggctggcctGCAGGAATGCTGGCAGTAATGGTGTCTGGCAGGCAGGAATCCTGGCTAACTGTCAGGAAAGCTGGCAGGAATGA